From one Bordetella genomosp. 9 genomic stretch:
- a CDS encoding chloride channel protein, producing MKSASTIERSVADYLRGIVLAITAGVLGALAAHAFRWSLEHASERMFDSVADITEVFAGLPWYARIALPTLGGAIAALILVQAQRREKRAGVVSEYLETIDGKMASIPVLPSLLRCVSSFFSIVSGGSIGKEGAMVQLSATVGSAFCKRVLPGLRGADFRLAVAMAATGGLTAVYHTPLAAVIFVAEIAFGSLELRRIGYLFTAAVASAWTTSMLGQFNPLYDLPAYAFDFTARSVLAVVALGLVAGAVGSAFLWGVRYARNLFARLFASPVWRMSLGGLIVGVITLAAPDVTGNGFAPIERLLDGHPMATPLLMLLVLKVVATIATVGSGAIGGLFTPSLMIGALTGAACAPLAAQVFGVQDGLVLLGVLGMAAALAATTQAPLMSTLMVFEMTSEPTFVFPLMIATVAAYAVSMLFRLTGTYEVIARHRARDMRRALLADATAGGVMRPIGLLAPVSASLEEALRIGLAQRNRFVFLIDDAGRFAGAVWVNDLMARVNAGEGREATLPHMATTDFPVVYADQRLLDVWQTVVESPAERTPVLSDREGRRVVGMLQKSELLKQAGSLFA from the coding sequence TTGAAAAGTGCGAGCACGATCGAACGGTCCGTGGCGGACTACCTGCGCGGGATCGTCCTGGCGATCACGGCCGGCGTGTTGGGCGCGCTGGCGGCGCATGCGTTTCGCTGGAGCCTGGAGCACGCGTCGGAGCGCATGTTCGACAGCGTCGCGGATATCACCGAAGTGTTCGCCGGCTTGCCCTGGTACGCGCGCATCGCCTTGCCGACGCTGGGCGGCGCCATCGCCGCGCTTATCCTGGTCCAGGCGCAGCGGCGCGAGAAGCGCGCCGGCGTCGTGTCGGAATACCTGGAGACCATCGATGGCAAGATGGCCAGCATCCCGGTGCTGCCGTCGCTGCTGCGCTGCGTGTCGTCATTCTTTTCCATCGTGTCCGGCGGCTCCATCGGCAAGGAAGGCGCCATGGTGCAATTGTCCGCCACCGTGGGCTCGGCCTTCTGCAAGCGCGTGCTGCCCGGCCTGCGCGGCGCCGATTTCCGTTTGGCGGTGGCCATGGCCGCCACCGGCGGCCTGACCGCGGTCTACCACACGCCCCTGGCGGCGGTCATCTTCGTTGCCGAGATCGCGTTCGGTTCGCTCGAGCTGCGGCGCATCGGCTACCTGTTCACCGCCGCGGTCGCATCGGCCTGGACCACCAGCATGCTGGGGCAGTTCAACCCGCTGTATGACCTGCCGGCCTACGCTTTCGATTTCACGGCGCGCAGCGTGCTGGCGGTGGTGGCGCTGGGACTGGTCGCCGGCGCCGTCGGCTCGGCGTTTCTGTGGGGCGTGCGCTACGCGCGCAATCTGTTCGCGCGGCTGTTTGCCTCGCCGGTATGGCGCATGAGCCTGGGCGGCCTGATCGTCGGCGTCATCACGCTGGCGGCGCCCGACGTCACCGGCAACGGCTTCGCGCCCATCGAGCGGCTGCTGGACGGCCATCCCATGGCTACGCCGCTGCTGATGCTGCTGGTGTTGAAAGTGGTCGCCACCATCGCCACGGTGGGGTCGGGCGCCATCGGCGGGCTGTTCACGCCGTCGCTGATGATAGGCGCGCTGACCGGCGCGGCCTGTGCGCCGCTGGCCGCGCAGGTGTTCGGCGTGCAGGACGGCCTCGTGCTGCTGGGCGTGCTGGGCATGGCCGCCGCGCTCGCGGCCACCACGCAGGCGCCGCTGATGTCGACCCTGATGGTCTTCGAGATGACGAGCGAGCCCACCTTCGTATTCCCGCTGATGATCGCGACCGTGGCGGCCTATGCGGTTTCCATGCTGTTCCGCCTGACGGGCACCTATGAGGTCATCGCGCGGCACCGCGCGCGCGATATGCGGCGCGCGCTGCTGGCGGACGCGACGGCCGGGGGCGTGATGCGGCCCATCGGCTTGCTGGCTCCCGTGTCGGCGTCGCTCGAAGAAGCCTTGCGGATCGGCCTGGCGCAGCGCAACCGCTTCGTGTTCCTGATCGACGATGCCGGACGTTTCGCCGGCGCGGTGTGGGTCAACGACCTGATGGCGCGCGTCAACGCCGGCGAAGGCCGGGAGGCCACGCTGCCGCACATGGCGACGACTGATTTTCCGGTGGTCTATGCGGACCAGCGGCTGCTGGACGTCTGGCAGACGGTGGTGGAGTCGCCCGCCGAACGCACGCCCGTGCTGAGCGACCGCGAAGGCCGCCGGGTGGTGGGCATGCTGCAGAAAAGCGAGCTGCTGAAACAGGCCGGCAGCCTGTTCGCCTGA
- a CDS encoding LysR family transcriptional regulator: MDLSLRDLSYFLAVVAHGHMGRAASACAVTQPALSKSLKRLEDETGLALFDRAGRAIRPTSAGLAFAEHARKVVNQYEDAVRHAQGLRSGGGGLLRLGATAATMDTVVMPALEVLLPRQLELRVDLTLGLSDELPDLVERGDLDLAVAPADGARGGVLRQDAMGHDLLRLVASRRHPLFKRPALALADLADQRWILPKRTSVARQRLDAAFARADQPLPRAALEVDFISAGALQLVAGTDLLTVAPDALLADAGTGVAALPVDSALPLKRDISLLSRRQAVWSPMMKAFRAVLRSRP, translated from the coding sequence ATGGATCTTTCGCTGCGGGATCTCTCGTATTTTCTGGCTGTCGTCGCCCATGGCCACATGGGGCGCGCGGCATCCGCCTGCGCGGTGACCCAGCCCGCCTTGTCGAAATCGCTCAAGCGGCTGGAAGACGAAACCGGCCTGGCGCTGTTCGACCGCGCGGGACGCGCCATCCGCCCGACGTCCGCGGGGCTGGCCTTCGCCGAGCACGCGCGCAAGGTGGTCAATCAATACGAAGATGCGGTGCGGCACGCGCAGGGCTTGCGCAGCGGCGGCGGCGGGCTGTTGCGGCTGGGCGCCACCGCCGCCACCATGGATACTGTCGTGATGCCCGCGCTGGAAGTGCTGCTGCCAAGGCAGCTGGAGCTGCGCGTGGACCTGACGCTCGGGCTGTCCGATGAATTGCCCGATCTGGTCGAACGCGGCGACCTGGACCTGGCCGTGGCGCCGGCCGATGGCGCGCGCGGGGGCGTGCTGCGCCAGGATGCCATGGGCCATGACCTGCTGCGCCTGGTGGCCAGCCGCCGCCATCCGCTGTTCAAGCGTCCGGCGCTGGCGCTGGCGGACCTGGCCGATCAGCGCTGGATACTGCCGAAGCGCACGTCGGTGGCGCGCCAGCGGCTGGATGCCGCCTTCGCGCGCGCGGACCAGCCGCTGCCGCGCGCCGCGCTGGAGGTCGACTTCATCTCGGCCGGCGCCCTGCAATTGGTCGCGGGGACCGACCTGCTGACCGTGGCGCCGGACGCGCTGCTGGCGGACGCCGGCACCGGCGTGGCCGCCTTGCCCGTCGACTCCGCGCTGCCGCTGAAGCGCGATATCTCGCTGTTGAGCCGGCGCCAGGCGGTCTGGTCGCCCATGATGAAAGCCTTCCGCGCGGTCCTGAGGAGCCGGCCTTGA
- a CDS encoding 2Fe-2S iron-sulfur cluster-binding protein, producing the protein MNDAQASYTVTLAPTEWRFDVRADEAVVAAAARAGIRMPASCRNGTCRTCMCFLVEGEVAYPDGRPGLTADEISEGWILPCVGRARSDLRIELPDAELAAPDAPRPIMVGPRR; encoded by the coding sequence ATGAACGATGCTCAGGCCTCCTACACCGTCACGCTGGCGCCCACGGAATGGCGCTTCGACGTCCGCGCGGACGAAGCCGTGGTCGCGGCCGCGGCGCGCGCGGGCATCAGGATGCCGGCGTCGTGCCGCAATGGCACCTGCCGCACCTGCATGTGTTTTCTGGTCGAAGGAGAAGTCGCCTATCCCGACGGAAGACCGGGCCTGACGGCGGACGAAATATCAGAAGGCTGGATACTGCCCTGCGTGGGCAGGGCGCGCAGCGACCTGCGCATCGAACTGCCCGATGCCGAGCTGGCGGCACCGGACGCGCCGCGTCCCATCATGGTGGGACCGCGGCGCTGA
- a CDS encoding tripartite tricarboxylate transporter substrate binding protein yields MGSKFKAAAAALALCAATVCQAQDNWPAKPITMIVPFPPGGVADTVARPVADAMSRTLKQTVVVENRAGAGGGLGMGVVARAEPDGYTVLMALSSISIIPEADRILGRSPMYQLRQFKPIARFTADPTVLVVRADSPWKTAREFIDDLRRPDATPVSYGSSGNYGTMHVPMEMLHGAAGIKVLHVPYGGAGPAIVALLGGQVQAVSTGPASVLQYIQAGKVRALATWGDTRLASLPDVPTLKELGYDVTFAQWSGLFVPAATPEPIVQKLRAAAAAAANDPKVRDTIQQAGSPVLYLDAPQFQQYWDADAAKMTEAVRRIGKVE; encoded by the coding sequence ATGGGATCGAAGTTCAAGGCGGCCGCCGCCGCGCTGGCGCTATGCGCCGCCACCGTCTGCCAGGCGCAGGACAACTGGCCGGCCAAACCCATCACGATGATCGTGCCCTTCCCGCCCGGCGGGGTCGCCGACACGGTGGCGCGACCCGTCGCCGACGCCATGAGCCGCACCCTGAAGCAGACCGTGGTGGTCGAGAACCGCGCCGGCGCCGGCGGCGGACTGGGCATGGGCGTGGTCGCGCGCGCGGAACCCGACGGTTATACGGTGCTGATGGCCTTGTCTTCCATTTCCATCATTCCGGAGGCCGACCGCATACTCGGCCGCTCGCCCATGTACCAGTTGCGCCAGTTCAAGCCGATCGCGCGATTCACCGCGGATCCCACCGTGCTGGTGGTGCGCGCCGACAGTCCCTGGAAGACCGCGCGCGAGTTCATCGACGACCTGCGCCGTCCGGACGCCACGCCGGTGAGCTATGGATCGTCGGGCAACTACGGCACCATGCACGTCCCGATGGAAATGCTGCATGGCGCGGCGGGGATCAAGGTGCTGCACGTGCCCTATGGCGGCGCCGGGCCGGCCATCGTCGCGCTGCTGGGCGGCCAGGTGCAGGCGGTTTCCACCGGCCCCGCGTCGGTGCTGCAATACATACAGGCGGGCAAGGTCAGGGCGCTGGCGACGTGGGGCGATACGCGGCTGGCGTCGCTGCCGGACGTGCCCACCTTGAAGGAACTGGGCTATGACGTCACATTCGCCCAGTGGTCGGGGCTCTTCGTGCCGGCGGCCACGCCGGAACCCATCGTGCAGAAGCTGCGCGCGGCGGCCGCGGCCGCCGCCAACGATCCGAAAGTGCGGGACACGATCCAGCAGGCGGGCAGCCCCGTGCTGTACCTGGACGCGCCGCAGTTCCAGCAGTACTGGGACGCGGACGCCGCCAAGATGACCGAAGCCGTCCGCAGGATCGGCAAGGTCGAATAG
- a CDS encoding DUF2239 family protein, translated as MTLTVRTPCTAFAGHRRLAAGPLADVALAVKAALEEQVPQHANVLTFDDTTGQVIDIDTRGSRDDVQARLARAQAAMEAAAGAARPAAGATGAEADGTGAGVDMPGVAGRPGPAAGTSTRGRGRPRLGVIAREVTLLPRHWEWLNAQPGGASVALRKLVESGMRDHGLRERDRREAAYRFMSAMAGDMAGFEEATRALFAGDAPAMTRCMASWPDDVRAHALRLAYGE; from the coding sequence ATGACACTTACCGTCCGTACCCCATGCACGGCCTTCGCCGGACACCGCCGGCTGGCTGCCGGCCCGCTCGCCGACGTCGCCCTGGCGGTCAAGGCCGCGCTCGAAGAGCAGGTTCCGCAGCATGCGAATGTATTGACCTTCGATGACACCACCGGCCAGGTGATCGATATCGACACGCGGGGCAGCCGCGACGATGTGCAGGCACGCCTGGCGCGTGCGCAGGCCGCGATGGAGGCCGCCGCCGGGGCCGCCAGGCCCGCGGCCGGCGCAACGGGCGCCGAGGCGGATGGCACCGGGGCGGGCGTCGACATGCCGGGCGTCGCCGGGCGTCCCGGCCCGGCGGCCGGGACGTCGACGCGCGGACGCGGACGTCCGCGGCTCGGCGTGATCGCCCGCGAGGTCACGCTGCTGCCCCGGCATTGGGAATGGTTGAACGCCCAGCCCGGCGGCGCGTCGGTCGCGCTCCGCAAGCTGGTCGAGTCCGGCATGCGCGATCATGGCCTGCGCGAACGCGACCGGCGCGAGGCGGCCTATCGCTTCATGTCGGCCATGGCCGGCGACATGGCCGGTTTCGAGGAAGCCACGCGCGCCCTTTTCGCGGGCGACGCGCCCGCGATGACGCGATGCATGGCATCCTGGCCCGACGACGTGCGCGCGCATGCGTTGCGCCTGGCCTACGGCGAATAA
- a CDS encoding NYN domain-containing protein yields the protein MIASHDNVSMALFCDFENVALGVRDAHYEKFDIRLVLERLLLKGSIVIKKAYCDWDRYKPFKAPMHEANFELIEIPHVRQSGKNSADIRLVVDALDLCYTKSHVNTFVIISGDSDFSPLVSKLRENAKHVIGVGVKHSTSDLLIANCDEFIFYDDLVRENARTSARGASRESTNGRRGGGGDDRRRKEDVEARKTQAIDIAVETFEALMAERGDSGKIWASALKDAIKRRKPDFNESYYGFRAFGNLLEEAQSRGLLDVGRDEKSGTYVYRASLGGDGVRDLREPTMNEGRMAPMLPMAAETSLAAPTEQAPAETSAPAAQDKPKRSSRRRTRSSGGAAADVPSDMNVVREDAAPATEAIEAPAAIDAIEAIEATAPSRASSAKRSTAPANDAPPEAVQGEEPAKPKARAARKTPARPRRPRKTTPSTGET from the coding sequence ATGATTGCCTCCCACGACAACGTCAGCATGGCGCTGTTCTGCGATTTCGAAAACGTGGCGCTGGGCGTGCGTGACGCCCACTACGAAAAATTCGATATCCGCCTGGTGCTGGAACGCCTGCTGCTGAAAGGCAGCATCGTGATCAAGAAGGCGTATTGCGACTGGGATCGCTACAAGCCGTTCAAGGCGCCGATGCACGAGGCCAATTTCGAGCTGATCGAAATTCCCCACGTGCGGCAGTCCGGCAAGAACTCCGCCGACATCCGGCTGGTGGTCGATGCCCTGGACCTTTGCTATACGAAGTCGCACGTGAATACCTTCGTGATCATCAGCGGCGACTCGGATTTTTCACCGCTGGTGTCCAAGCTGCGCGAAAACGCCAAGCACGTGATCGGCGTCGGCGTGAAGCACTCCACCTCGGACCTGCTGATCGCCAATTGCGACGAGTTCATTTTCTATGACGACCTCGTGCGCGAAAACGCCCGCACGTCCGCGCGCGGCGCGAGCCGCGAAAGCACCAACGGGCGGCGCGGTGGCGGCGGCGACGATCGCCGGCGCAAGGAAGACGTCGAGGCGCGCAAGACGCAGGCCATCGATATCGCGGTCGAGACCTTCGAAGCCCTGATGGCCGAACGTGGCGACAGCGGCAAGATCTGGGCGTCGGCATTGAAGGACGCCATCAAGCGCCGCAAGCCGGACTTCAACGAGTCGTACTACGGATTCCGGGCCTTTGGCAATCTGCTGGAGGAAGCGCAGTCGCGCGGACTGCTGGACGTGGGACGCGACGAGAAGTCCGGCACCTACGTCTACCGCGCCAGCCTAGGCGGCGATGGCGTCCGCGACCTGCGCGAACCCACGATGAACGAAGGCCGCATGGCGCCGATGCTGCCGATGGCGGCGGAGACGTCGCTCGCCGCCCCGACCGAACAGGCACCCGCGGAGACCAGTGCGCCGGCGGCCCAGGACAAGCCCAAGCGGTCCAGCCGGCGGCGCACGCGATCCAGCGGCGGCGCGGCGGCCGATGTGCCGTCGGACATGAACGTGGTACGCGAGGACGCGGCCCCGGCAACCGAGGCGATCGAGGCGCCCGCGGCAATCGACGCGATCGAGGCAATCGAGGCAACCGCGCCGAGCAGGGCATCTTCGGCGAAGCGATCGACGGCGCCCGCCAACGACGCGCCGCCTGAAGCCGTGCAAGGCGAAGAGCCGGCCAAGCCCAAGGCCCGGGCCGCCCGCAAGACCCCCGCCCGTCCGCGCCGGCCACGCAAGACGACGCCCTCGACCGGCGAAACCTGA
- a CDS encoding Dps family protein: MKKPASNSKSSTKKSSLEKRRMAPLATPSDISANGTRDIAGAMNRLLADVFALYLKTKNFHWHVSGPHFRDYHLLLDEQATEIFAMTDPIAERIRKLGGSTLKSIGHIARTQRLLDNDAEYVQPLDMLAELQEDNKSLTSFMREVHDLCDEHRDIATASLIENWIDETEQRTWFLFETSRRGDATGH, translated from the coding sequence ATGAAGAAACCCGCAAGCAATAGCAAGAGCTCGACCAAGAAGAGCAGCCTCGAGAAGCGCCGCATGGCGCCTCTGGCCACGCCTTCGGATATCTCCGCCAACGGCACCCGCGACATCGCCGGCGCGATGAACCGCCTGTTGGCGGATGTGTTTGCGCTGTACCTGAAGACCAAGAACTTCCATTGGCACGTCAGCGGCCCGCACTTCCGCGACTATCACCTGCTGCTGGACGAGCAGGCCACCGAAATCTTCGCCATGACCGATCCGATCGCGGAACGCATCCGCAAGCTCGGCGGCTCGACCCTGAAGTCGATCGGGCACATCGCCCGTACCCAGCGCCTGCTGGATAACGACGCCGAATACGTGCAGCCGCTGGACATGCTGGCCGAACTGCAGGAAGACAACAAGAGCCTGACCAGCTTCATGCGGGAAGTGCATGACCTGTGCGACGAGCACCGCGATATCGCCACCGCCAGCCTGATCGAAAACTGGATCGACGAGACCGAACAGCGCACCTGGTTCCTGTTCGAAACCAGCCGCCGCGGCGACGCCACCGGCCATTGA
- a CDS encoding RNA polymerase sigma factor: MRHQAAIETVWRQEAAKVIAGVARLVRDVGLAEDYAQDALVAALEHWPRTGVPDNPGAWLMTTAKHRALDRLRQDALHARKHEALAHDMDALGTGVEPDFVDALDAARQDDIGDDLLRLIFIACHPVLSRDARVALTLRLLCGLATDEIARAFLVPEPTIAQRIVRAKRTLSKAGVPFEVPPAHLRAERLESVLEVIYLVFNEGYAATAGDDWMRPALCREAIRLGRLLAGLAPEESEVHGLVALMELQASRLPARVDERGAPVLLADQDRGRWDAELVRGGLASLARAEALAARGAASPGEDGHRGEDGQGSQGSQGSQGGQGCQGGEGGLGGVDGRLGPYALQAALAACHARAATAADTDWPRMVSLYDALMQRAPSPVVALNRAVAVGMARGPAAALPLVEALDGDPALRGYPWLPSVRGDLLARLGQRHQARAAFEQAAAMTRNARDRDMLLARARALEEDAGD, from the coding sequence ATGCGCCATCAGGCCGCCATCGAAACCGTATGGCGCCAGGAAGCCGCCAAGGTGATCGCCGGCGTGGCCCGGCTGGTACGCGACGTCGGCCTGGCCGAAGACTACGCGCAGGACGCGCTGGTGGCGGCGCTGGAGCACTGGCCGCGCACCGGCGTGCCGGACAATCCCGGCGCCTGGCTCATGACCACCGCGAAGCATCGCGCCCTGGACCGCCTGCGCCAGGACGCGTTGCACGCGCGCAAGCACGAAGCGCTGGCGCACGATATGGATGCCCTGGGGACCGGCGTGGAGCCGGACTTCGTCGACGCCCTGGACGCGGCGCGCCAGGACGACATCGGCGACGACCTGCTGCGGCTGATCTTCATCGCCTGCCATCCCGTGCTGTCGCGGGACGCGCGCGTGGCGCTGACGCTCAGGCTGCTGTGCGGGCTGGCCACCGACGAAATCGCCCGCGCGTTCCTGGTGCCCGAGCCGACCATCGCGCAGCGCATCGTGCGCGCCAAGCGGACGCTGTCCAAGGCGGGCGTGCCTTTCGAGGTCCCACCCGCCCACCTGCGCGCGGAGCGGCTGGAGTCGGTGCTGGAAGTCATCTATCTGGTCTTCAATGAAGGTTATGCGGCGACGGCCGGCGACGATTGGATGCGGCCCGCGCTATGCCGCGAAGCGATCCGCCTGGGCCGCCTGCTGGCCGGCCTGGCGCCGGAAGAAAGCGAGGTCCATGGCCTGGTGGCCTTGATGGAACTGCAGGCCTCGCGCCTGCCCGCGCGCGTGGACGAGCGGGGCGCGCCGGTGCTGCTGGCGGACCAGGACCGCGGCCGCTGGGATGCCGAGCTGGTGCGCGGCGGCCTGGCGTCCCTGGCACGGGCCGAGGCGCTGGCCGCGCGTGGCGCGGCATCGCCCGGGGAAGACGGGCATAGGGGAGAGGACGGCCAAGGCAGCCAAGGCAGCCAAGGCAGCCAAGGCGGCCAAGGCTGTCAAGGAGGCGAAGGTGGCCTTGGCGGCGTCGACGGGCGGCTCGGGCCCTATGCCTTGCAAGCCGCGCTGGCGGCCTGCCATGCGCGCGCCGCCACGGCGGCCGACACGGACTGGCCGCGCATGGTGTCGCTTTACGACGCCCTCATGCAACGCGCGCCATCGCCGGTGGTGGCCTTGAATCGCGCCGTGGCGGTCGGCATGGCGCGGGGCCCCGCGGCCGCCCTGCCGCTGGTCGAGGCCCTGGACGGCGATCCCGCCCTGCGCGGCTACCCCTGGCTGCCCAGCGTGCGCGGCGATCTGCTCGCCAGGCTGGGCCAACGGCACCAGGCGCGCGCGGCTTTCGAACAAGCCGCCGCCATGACGCGCAACGCCCGCGACCGCGACATGTTGCTGGCGCGGGCACGGGCGTTGGAGGAAGACGCCGGCGATTGA
- a CDS encoding YciI family protein: MSYMLLIVEPRGQRAQRTEAEGRELYDQMRAYAADLHARGKLLAAESLADDREGTRLQVREGRQRLTDGPFAEAKEMVGGFFLLDCDTREEALAIAAGCPAAAWCTVEVRRAAPCFE; this comes from the coding sequence ATGTCGTACATGCTGCTTATCGTCGAGCCGCGCGGCCAGCGCGCCCAGCGCACGGAAGCGGAAGGGCGCGAGCTCTACGATCAGATGCGCGCCTATGCGGCGGACCTGCACGCGCGCGGCAAGCTGCTCGCCGCCGAATCGCTGGCCGACGACCGCGAAGGCACGCGCCTGCAGGTACGCGAAGGCCGGCAGCGGCTGACCGACGGGCCCTTCGCCGAGGCCAAGGAAATGGTCGGCGGCTTCTTCCTGCTCGACTGCGACACGCGCGAGGAAGCCCTGGCCATCGCCGCCGGCTGTCCGGCCGCGGCCTGGTGCACCGTCGAGGTCCGCCGCGCCGCGCCCTGCTTCGAGTAA
- a CDS encoding methyl-accepting chemotaxis protein produces MLGFITGKLRGASRHEGGPEGELEAFHQALAVIEYDMDGQILRANANYLSAFGYEIEDIAGHHHSMLAGAAESATPAYRQFWEDLAQGIPQTGCYRRVAADGTCIWLRASCIPICDRHGRPARIVEIASEATAEQHRIDDAAGQLAAISKVQAIIEFELDGTIIRANRLFLDAMGYDENEVVGRHHSMFVLPDERQSAAYREFWRRLGQGVHDTGQYLRVGKGGRNVWIDASYNPILDGEGRPCKVVKFASDITGRVLAAEQLREAVQGLAANADRASQAHTLALEAANVAESGGRTVHDVVRTMGAITESSRRIADIIGVMDGVAFQTNILALNAAVEAARAGSHGKGFAVVAAEVRNLAQHSASAAKEIKGLIQTSVQQIEEGAGLVQSAGATMEDIVASSRRVTGIMSEVVDVSLAQSRTLGTVTDTLTAR; encoded by the coding sequence ATGTTGGGCTTCATCACGGGCAAGTTGCGCGGCGCCAGCCGCCACGAGGGCGGCCCGGAGGGCGAACTGGAGGCATTTCATCAGGCGCTTGCCGTTATCGAATACGACATGGATGGGCAGATACTGCGGGCCAATGCCAACTATCTGTCCGCCTTCGGCTACGAGATCGAAGATATCGCGGGCCACCATCACAGTATGCTGGCCGGCGCGGCCGAGAGCGCCACGCCTGCCTACCGGCAATTCTGGGAAGACCTGGCGCAGGGCATTCCGCAAACCGGCTGCTACCGCCGCGTGGCGGCCGACGGGACCTGTATCTGGCTGCGGGCCAGCTGTATTCCGATATGCGACCGCCACGGCCGTCCGGCCAGGATCGTCGAGATCGCCAGCGAAGCCACCGCCGAACAGCACCGTATCGACGACGCGGCGGGCCAGCTCGCCGCGATTTCGAAAGTGCAGGCAATCATCGAATTCGAACTCGATGGCACCATCATCCGCGCGAATCGTTTGTTCCTGGATGCCATGGGCTACGACGAGAACGAAGTGGTGGGACGCCATCACAGCATGTTCGTCCTGCCCGATGAGCGGCAGTCGGCGGCCTATCGGGAATTCTGGCGGCGCCTGGGCCAGGGCGTCCATGACACCGGCCAGTACCTGCGCGTCGGCAAGGGCGGCCGCAACGTCTGGATCGACGCCAGCTACAACCCCATCCTGGACGGCGAAGGCAGGCCCTGCAAGGTGGTCAAGTTCGCTTCCGACATTACCGGCCGTGTCCTTGCCGCGGAGCAATTGCGCGAGGCGGTGCAGGGCCTGGCCGCCAATGCCGACCGCGCCTCGCAGGCGCATACATTGGCGCTTGAGGCCGCCAATGTCGCGGAGTCCGGCGGCCGCACGGTGCACGACGTCGTGCGCACCATGGGCGCGATCACGGAAAGCTCCCGCCGCATCGCCGACATCATCGGCGTCATGGACGGCGTGGCGTTCCAGACCAACATCCTGGCACTGAACGCCGCCGTCGAAGCCGCCCGCGCGGGCAGCCACGGCAAGGGCTTCGCGGTCGTGGCGGCGGAAGTCCGCAACCTGGCGCAGCACAGCGCGTCCGCCGCCAAGGAGATCAAGGGCTTGATCCAGACGTCCGTCCAGCAGATCGAAGAGGGCGCCGGGCTGGTGCAATCGGCCGGTGCCACGATGGAGGACATCGTGGCCTCGTCGCGGCGCGTGACCGGCATCATGTCGGAAGTCGTCGATGTCTCGCTGGCCCAGTCGCGCACCCTCGGCACGGTGACGGATACGCTGACGGCGCGTTGA
- a CDS encoding ketopantoate reductase family protein yields MKVAVMGAGAVGCYFGGMLARAGHEVALIGRPAHVEAVLAQGLFLEAKTFQEHIPMRAGTGPDMARGADVVLFCVKSADTESAGRSLAPHLGADTLVLSLQNGVDNAERLQTLLPQTVVPAVVYVATEMAGPGHVKHHGRGELVIGPSAGSRRYADACAAAGVPVEISDNVIGALWAKLIVNCAYNALSAIARMPYGELYAGQGIQQVMRDVVHECLAVAQAEGVEVPGDSWAAVLKIVETMPTQFSSTAQDLMRGKATEIDYLNGYIERKGRERAIATPVNRVLHAMVKLLEGRP; encoded by the coding sequence ATGAAAGTCGCGGTCATGGGCGCCGGCGCGGTCGGTTGCTATTTCGGAGGCATGCTGGCCCGCGCCGGACACGAAGTCGCCTTGATCGGCCGGCCCGCGCATGTCGAGGCCGTGCTCGCGCAAGGCCTGTTCCTGGAGGCCAAGACCTTCCAGGAACACATTCCCATGCGGGCCGGCACCGGGCCGGATATGGCGCGCGGCGCCGACGTCGTGCTGTTCTGCGTCAAATCCGCCGACACCGAAAGCGCGGGACGCTCGCTGGCGCCGCATCTGGGCGCCGACACCCTGGTGCTGAGCCTGCAGAATGGCGTCGACAATGCCGAGCGCCTGCAGACCCTGCTACCGCAGACCGTGGTCCCCGCGGTCGTCTACGTCGCCACGGAAATGGCCGGCCCGGGCCACGTCAAGCACCACGGGCGCGGCGAACTGGTCATCGGCCCATCGGCGGGCAGCCGCCGCTACGCCGACGCCTGCGCGGCCGCCGGCGTGCCGGTGGAGATTTCCGACAACGTCATCGGCGCACTGTGGGCCAAGCTCATCGTCAACTGCGCCTACAACGCCCTGTCGGCCATCGCGCGCATGCCCTACGGCGAGCTGTACGCGGGCCAGGGCATCCAGCAGGTCATGCGCGACGTCGTGCATGAATGCCTGGCCGTGGCGCAGGCCGAAGGCGTCGAGGTCCCGGGCGACAGCTGGGCCGCCGTCCTGAAGATCGTCGAGACCATGCCGACGCAATTCTCTTCCACGGCGCAGGACCTGATGCGCGGCAAGGCGACGGAAATCGATTACCTGAACGGCTATATCGAACGCAAGGGCCGCGAGCGCGCCATCGCCACGCCGGTCAACCGCGTCCTGCATGCGATGGTGAAGCTGCTGGAAGGCCGGCCGTAG